A part of Bacillus thuringiensis genomic DNA contains:
- a CDS encoding methyl-accepting chemotaxis protein produces the protein MTGKAKENISVLNTVISQNIEEKFVDAAYFADILTEDTYPNGQEEIVRTKLAQYIKLHPEVEGIYIGIQTGKFIREPYIKMADGYNPTDRSWYKEANENKGKVIVTAPYQSASTKNMVVTIAKEVKDGKGVIGINLNLDNILKISKMINIGEKGYAVILDQNKQIVSHPSRKPGAKVTDPWIKPIYEEKQGNVSYTEQDDKKNLIFATNEKTGWKVVGVMFDEEITQAANPVFYKTLIVIAIAIAFGSVLIYFITKSITRPLRKIADSAHKISKGDLTEKITIHSKDDIGKLGNSFNEMSASLQDVITQISFSAEHVAASAEELTASVQQANDATDQITIAMEQVSGGAESQSQGVEEGAATLQQVNTAIQDVTGSAESISISSLHARERAEEGEELVEQTAKQMQSISKSVSESDAIIKLLDEKSKQVGAISEAIQNIATQTNLLALNAAIEAARAGEQGRGFAIVADEVRKLAEQSGESSGEIANLIGEIKADIEHTVKAMDNVNGEVQQGLDVVTKTKVSFTEILSSTTHIVSQVNQMVETTKRIAGDANEVTNAIDEIAAAAEENTASMQSVAASTEEQVNSMEEISSASQNLAEMAEELQAMTSKFKV, from the coding sequence ATTACAGGTAAAGCAAAGGAGAATATTTCAGTTTTAAATACTGTTATTTCTCAAAATATAGAAGAGAAATTTGTTGATGCGGCGTACTTTGCAGACATCTTAACAGAGGATACATATCCAAACGGACAAGAAGAAATAGTAAGAACGAAGTTAGCGCAATATATAAAACTTCATCCAGAAGTAGAAGGTATTTATATTGGAATACAGACAGGAAAGTTTATAAGAGAACCATATATCAAAATGGCTGATGGGTATAATCCAACAGATAGATCTTGGTATAAAGAAGCAAATGAAAATAAAGGGAAAGTAATTGTTACTGCACCATATCAATCAGCATCTACCAAAAATATGGTAGTGACAATTGCGAAAGAAGTAAAAGATGGTAAAGGTGTTATAGGAATTAACTTAAATTTAGATAACATCTTAAAAATTTCCAAAATGATTAACATTGGTGAAAAAGGTTATGCAGTTATTTTAGATCAAAATAAGCAAATTGTTAGTCATCCATCTAGAAAACCAGGTGCAAAAGTTACTGACCCTTGGATTAAACCAATTTATGAAGAAAAACAAGGAAATGTGTCTTATACAGAACAAGATGATAAAAAGAATTTAATCTTTGCCACAAATGAGAAGACAGGATGGAAAGTAGTTGGAGTTATGTTCGACGAAGAGATTACTCAAGCTGCGAATCCAGTGTTCTATAAGACTTTGATTGTCATTGCTATCGCTATTGCATTTGGTAGTGTATTAATTTATTTCATTACAAAGTCTATTACAAGACCATTAAGAAAAATAGCTGACTCGGCACATAAAATTAGTAAGGGAGATTTGACAGAGAAAATTACAATCCATTCAAAGGATGACATAGGGAAATTAGGAAATTCATTTAATGAAATGTCTGCTTCTTTACAAGATGTGATTACTCAAATTAGTTTTTCAGCAGAACATGTCGCTGCATCGGCTGAAGAGTTAACAGCGAGCGTACAGCAAGCAAATGATGCGACAGATCAAATTACAATTGCAATGGAACAAGTATCAGGTGGGGCTGAATCACAAAGTCAAGGTGTTGAAGAAGGTGCGGCTACATTACAACAAGTAAATACAGCAATTCAAGATGTAACGGGAAGCGCGGAATCAATTTCTATCTCCTCATTACATGCGCGAGAAAGAGCTGAAGAAGGGGAAGAATTGGTTGAACAAACAGCAAAACAAATGCAGTCTATTTCTAAATCGGTATCCGAGTCAGATGCTATTATTAAACTTCTGGATGAGAAATCAAAGCAGGTAGGAGCTATTTCTGAAGCAATTCAAAACATCGCTACTCAAACGAACTTATTAGCTTTAAATGCTGCTATTGAAGCAGCAAGAGCAGGTGAACAGGGTCGAGGGTTTGCTATTGTAGCAGATGAGGTTAGAAAATTAGCGGAGCAATCAGGAGAATCATCTGGAGAGATTGCAAATTTAATTGGAGAAATTAAGGCTGATATTGAACATACTGTTAAGGCGATGGATAATGTGAATGGGGAAGTTCAACAAGGCCTTGATGTTGTAACAAAAACGAAAGTAAGTTTTACGGAAATTTTAAGTTCTACTACGCATATTGTTTCTCAAGTCAATCAAATGGTAGAAACAACAAAGAGAATTGCTGGAGATGCAAATGAAGTGACAAATGCTATTGATGAAATTGCAGCGGCTGCAGAAGAAAATACAGCTAGTATGCAAAGTGTTGCTGCTTCAACAGAAGAACAAGTGAATTCAATGGAAGAAATTAGTTCAGCTTCGCAAAACTTAGCTGAGATGGCCGAAGAACTACAAGCGATGACTAGTAAATTTAAAGTATAA
- a CDS encoding sensor histidine kinase yields the protein MKKRKRLWNLWKTITLLVCTVVIFSLLVTDILISHNVERTTEDSQAEKAKTIAHIVANDSIVIDGLIGKADTSEIQTYTNRILKNTGVQFIVVMDMNGIRKSHPNPQKIGHHFIGGDEGPALKGKEHVSLAEGTLGISMRVFVPVFSETGEQLGAVAVGISADNVKERVKESRHIIYIGVGVGVLVGIIGAILLARHIKKSLFGLEPHRIAKILEERNTMLQSVKEGIIAVDKEANVTLINNEAKRLFKKSGLEEEFIGKDVELYMPNSRIKEVLQMGEVQLNEEQNIYGITIVTNRVPLYVKGEIVGAIATFRDKTEIRKLAEELTGIRLYAEALRAQSHEFMNKMHVVLGLTHMKQYEELQKYISGMVSEHQYEIGGVMERIKSPVFAGFLLGKLSYAREKNIKLIVSEDSYMPEIDDESIIHELITIVGNLIDNALEAVTNCEKKQVELEIQYGDTLIITVQDTGKGIQEEEIGALFTKGYSTKGDNRGYGLYLVKESIQRINGEIHMHSLVGKGTTITIEIPKGRDERQI from the coding sequence ATGAAAAAAAGAAAAAGACTATGGAATTTATGGAAAACGATTACATTGTTAGTTTGTACAGTTGTAATTTTCTCTTTACTTGTGACAGATATATTAATTAGTCATAATGTAGAACGGACGACGGAGGATAGCCAAGCAGAGAAAGCAAAAACAATTGCACACATTGTGGCGAATGATTCAATTGTAATCGATGGTTTGATTGGGAAAGCAGATACTTCTGAAATCCAAACGTATACAAATAGAATATTAAAAAACACAGGTGTTCAATTTATTGTAGTTATGGACATGAATGGAATAAGAAAATCACATCCAAATCCTCAAAAAATAGGTCATCATTTTATTGGGGGAGATGAAGGGCCTGCATTGAAAGGAAAGGAACATGTATCGCTGGCAGAAGGAACTTTAGGTATTTCAATGCGGGTGTTTGTACCTGTATTTTCTGAAACAGGTGAACAACTTGGAGCGGTGGCCGTTGGTATTTCAGCAGATAATGTAAAAGAGAGAGTTAAGGAAAGTAGACATATCATTTATATTGGTGTGGGAGTTGGAGTACTAGTCGGAATTATAGGAGCAATATTACTAGCTAGACATATAAAGAAAAGTTTATTTGGTCTTGAACCTCACAGGATAGCAAAAATTCTTGAAGAAAGAAATACGATGCTACAATCTGTAAAGGAAGGTATTATTGCTGTAGATAAAGAGGCCAATGTAACTTTAATAAATAATGAGGCAAAACGATTGTTTAAGAAAAGTGGTCTTGAAGAAGAGTTTATTGGTAAAGATGTTGAGTTGTATATGCCTAATTCACGTATAAAAGAAGTATTACAAATGGGAGAGGTACAATTAAACGAAGAACAAAATATTTATGGAATTACGATTGTGACGAATCGTGTTCCTTTATATGTAAAAGGAGAAATAGTTGGTGCGATTGCAACATTTCGTGATAAAACAGAGATTAGAAAATTAGCAGAAGAATTAACTGGTATTAGACTATATGCGGAAGCATTACGGGCACAATCGCATGAATTTATGAATAAAATGCATGTCGTATTAGGGCTTACACACATGAAGCAGTATGAAGAATTACAGAAGTATATAAGCGGTATGGTATCAGAGCATCAATATGAAATTGGTGGGGTTATGGAGAGAATAAAAAGTCCAGTATTTGCTGGTTTTTTACTTGGGAAACTTAGCTATGCTAGAGAGAAAAATATAAAATTAATCGTAAGTGAAGATTCTTACATGCCAGAAATAGATGATGAAAGTATTATTCATGAACTAATTACGATTGTCGGAAATTTAATAGATAATGCATTAGAGGCAGTGACGAATTGTGAAAAGAAGCAAGTTGAACTTGAGATACAATATGGGGATACATTAATCATTACAGTACAAGATACGGGGAAAGGTATACAAGAAGAAGAAATAGGGGCATTATTTACGAAAGGTTATTCCACAAAGGGAGATAATCGTGGTTATGGTTTGTATCTTGTAAAAGAAAGTATACAGCGAATAAATGGGGAAATTCATATGCATTCATTAGTAGGAAAGGGAACAACGATAACAATTGAAATACCTAAAGGTAGGGATGAGAGGCAAATATGA
- a CDS encoding response regulator — MIKVLIVEDDPMVAMLNTHYLEQVGGFEFVQAVNSVKSAIEVLEGLRVDLVLLDIFMPEETGFELLMYIRNHEKEIDIMMISAVHDMGSIKKALQYGVVDYLIKPFTFERFKKALTIYREKLTFMKEQQKISQSELDSLILQKEKREPTVTKELPKGLTKQTLQLIWQKIESLNGRAFTTEEMAQLVGVSRVSIRKYVMFLTEIGVLENEMVYQHVGRPVSKLRCIDQNKIEFYV; from the coding sequence ATGATTAAAGTTTTAATTGTAGAAGATGACCCGATGGTAGCAATGTTAAATACGCATTATTTAGAGCAAGTAGGAGGATTTGAATTTGTTCAAGCAGTTAACTCTGTAAAATCGGCGATAGAAGTATTAGAGGGATTACGAGTAGATTTAGTATTACTTGATATTTTTATGCCTGAAGAGACTGGATTTGAGCTTTTAATGTATATTCGGAACCATGAAAAAGAAATCGATATTATGATGATTTCAGCTGTACATGATATGGGGAGTATTAAAAAAGCATTACAATATGGCGTAGTAGATTATTTAATTAAACCATTTACATTTGAACGATTTAAAAAGGCGTTAACTATATATCGAGAAAAACTTACTTTCATGAAAGAACAACAAAAAATTAGTCAATCGGAATTAGACTCGTTAATTTTGCAAAAAGAAAAAAGAGAGCCTACTGTCACTAAAGAGCTTCCGAAAGGGTTAACGAAGCAAACGCTGCAATTAATTTGGCAGAAGATCGAGTCGCTGAATGGACGAGCATTTACAACAGAGGAAATGGCGCAATTAGTTGGTGTTTCAAGGGTTTCTATTCGAAAGTATGTAATGTTTTTAACTGAAATTGGAGTATTAGAAAACGAAATGGTGTATCAACATGTAGGAAGACCAGTGAGTAAATTAAGATGTATTGACCAAAATAAAATAGAGTTTTACGTATAA
- a CDS encoding 2-hydroxycarboxylate transporter family protein, producing MGIQKNVEAVSFSGGNEVQRESFASKIMNVKIGVIPLPLYVVLAAIIYGASVYNKLPADMIGGFAVIMIMGIFLGDIGMRIPILKNIGGPAILSLFIPSLLVFFNWMNPASMEAATMLMKKSNFLYLYISCLVVGSILGMNRKVLVQGFVRMFIPLVVGTLASVAVGLLVGSLFGFEMKQTFFFIIVPIVSGGIGEGILPLSLAYSDILNESSATFVSQLIPAAIIGNMFAIVSAGYMKRLGEKKPELSGNGVLVKTDNQAELLKEQNTEKPIDFSLMGAGLLIACTFFIFGGFASKFIGIPGAIIMIFSAALVKYFKLMPAKMEQGAFHLYKFISKNLTWPLMVGLGLLYIPLKDVAAVLSVGYVVVCASVVLTMVASGFLVGKMMKMYPVESAIVTGCHSGLGGTGDVAILSASNRMELMPFAQISTRLGGAAMVVTATILLKMFS from the coding sequence ATGGGAATTCAAAAGAATGTGGAAGCGGTATCATTTTCTGGAGGAAATGAAGTACAAAGAGAATCTTTCGCTTCTAAAATTATGAATGTGAAAATCGGTGTTATACCTTTACCGTTATATGTAGTATTGGCTGCTATTATTTATGGGGCATCTGTATATAATAAATTGCCAGCAGATATGATTGGTGGATTTGCAGTTATTATGATCATGGGGATTTTCTTAGGCGATATTGGGATGAGAATTCCAATTTTAAAAAATATCGGCGGTCCAGCAATACTTTCGTTATTTATTCCATCATTACTTGTATTTTTTAACTGGATGAATCCAGCTTCAATGGAAGCTGCGACTATGTTAATGAAAAAATCGAACTTTTTATATTTATATATTTCTTGTTTAGTAGTCGGAAGTATTTTAGGAATGAACCGTAAAGTGTTAGTACAAGGTTTCGTTCGTATGTTTATTCCTTTAGTAGTAGGGACATTAGCTTCTGTAGCAGTAGGATTATTGGTCGGTTCATTATTTGGATTTGAAATGAAGCAGACATTCTTCTTTATCATCGTACCAATTGTGAGTGGTGGTATCGGGGAAGGAATTTTACCATTGTCGCTAGCTTATAGTGATATTTTAAATGAATCATCAGCAACGTTTGTATCACAGCTTATTCCAGCAGCTATTATTGGAAATATGTTCGCAATTGTAAGTGCAGGGTATATGAAGCGTTTAGGTGAGAAGAAACCGGAGCTTAGTGGTAACGGTGTATTAGTTAAAACAGACAATCAAGCCGAGTTATTAAAAGAACAAAATACAGAGAAGCCAATTGACTTCTCATTAATGGGAGCAGGTTTATTAATTGCGTGTACGTTCTTCATCTTCGGAGGATTTGCTTCTAAGTTCATCGGTATTCCTGGGGCAATCATTATGATTTTCTCAGCAGCACTTGTGAAATACTTTAAATTAATGCCAGCAAAAATGGAACAAGGAGCATTCCATTTATATAAATTTATTTCAAAGAATTTAACTTGGCCGTTAATGGTTGGATTAGGATTGTTATATATTCCGTTAAAAGACGTAGCAGCAGTTCTTTCAGTAGGATATGTTGTTGTGTGCGCGTCGGTTGTTCTTACAATGGTAGCATCAGGTTTTCTTGTAGGGAAAATGATGAAAATGTATCCAGTTGAATCAGCAATTGTAACTGGATGTCATAGTGGTTTAGGTGGAACTGGAGATGTTGCTATTTTATCAGCTTCAAACCGAATGGAGTTAATGCCGTTTGCGCAAATTTCAACACGTTTAGGCGGGGCAGCAATGGTTGTAACAGCAACAATTTTATTGAAAATGTTTTCATGA
- a CDS encoding NAD(P)-dependent malic enzyme: protein MLESQINERSLLLHKELVGKIEITSKVEVNSADDLSLTYTPGVAASCKAIAADEETVYDYTARGNMVAVVSDGTAVLGLGNIGPKAAMPVMEGKSILFKKFANVDAFPLCLGTTDVDEIVTLVKNLEPTFAGINLEDIAAPRCFEIEKRLKAETNIPVFHDDQHGTAIVVLAAVINALKVVSKKMDNVKIVINGAGSAGIAIGKLLLKAGAQRITLVSLEGIVCEGESWMNEAQIEVSKKTNREYVRGTLKEAIHQADVFIGVSAPNVLTKELVQMMNEKAIVFAMANPIPEIFPEDALKAGAAVVGTGRSDYANQVNNVLAFPGIFRGALDVRATDITEEMKLAAAYGIANIITDEERNANYVIPNPLDKRVVPSVAEAVAKAAVDSGVAQITEIPSY, encoded by the coding sequence ATGTTAGAAAGTCAAATTAATGAAAGATCATTATTATTGCATAAAGAATTAGTAGGGAAAATTGAAATTACAAGTAAAGTAGAAGTAAATTCAGCGGATGATTTAAGCCTGACGTATACACCAGGTGTAGCGGCGTCTTGCAAAGCAATTGCAGCAGATGAGGAAACAGTGTATGACTATACAGCACGTGGTAATATGGTGGCAGTTGTCTCAGATGGAACAGCGGTACTTGGTTTAGGGAATATTGGACCGAAAGCGGCTATGCCTGTTATGGAAGGGAAGAGTATTTTATTTAAGAAATTTGCGAATGTAGATGCTTTCCCGTTATGTTTAGGTACGACTGATGTGGATGAAATCGTTACCCTTGTGAAAAATTTAGAGCCTACGTTTGCAGGGATTAACTTAGAAGACATTGCGGCACCACGCTGTTTTGAAATTGAAAAGCGATTAAAAGCAGAAACGAATATTCCTGTATTCCATGATGATCAACATGGAACAGCTATTGTTGTCTTAGCAGCTGTTATTAATGCATTAAAAGTTGTAAGTAAAAAAATGGATAATGTAAAAATTGTTATTAACGGTGCGGGCTCGGCAGGAATCGCAATCGGCAAATTATTATTAAAGGCTGGCGCACAGCGCATTACGTTAGTTAGCTTAGAAGGTATTGTTTGTGAAGGTGAATCATGGATGAACGAAGCGCAAATTGAAGTTTCAAAAAAGACGAATCGAGAATATGTGCGTGGAACGTTAAAAGAAGCGATTCATCAAGCTGATGTTTTTATTGGTGTATCTGCTCCTAACGTATTAACGAAAGAACTTGTACAAATGATGAATGAGAAAGCAATTGTGTTTGCAATGGCGAATCCAATTCCAGAAATCTTCCCTGAGGATGCATTAAAGGCTGGGGCAGCTGTAGTAGGAACAGGGCGCTCGGATTATGCGAATCAAGTAAACAATGTATTGGCGTTCCCAGGAATATTCCGCGGTGCATTAGATGTGCGCGCGACTGATATTACAGAAGAAATGAAATTAGCGGCAGCATATGGGATCGCTAACATTATTACGGACGAAGAGCGTAATGCGAATTATGTAATCCCAAATCCGTTAGATAAAAGAGTTGTTCCAAGTGTTGCAGAAGCAGTAGCGAAAGCAGCCGTTGATTCAGGTGTGGCGCAAATTACGGAAATACCAAGTTATTAA
- a CDS encoding DUF4871 domain-containing protein, whose translation MKKIGTMLLFSFLITGCTQTQPDSKVPKKEAISTSSNQVNVPSFFHLSVLKDVNWEEPPSFVDGKIPLKGIEGKIAMADTIVVAKKLNEIMWYFLDPEMPTGKLSIIALKQGSVTPTPVLYQQENSKQTWTTSNTIDSTTNELPLTMSLPSSGLWVLNIYVNEKYYDQFVITAE comes from the coding sequence ATGAAAAAAATCGGAACTATGCTACTTTTCTCCTTCCTCATCACTGGATGCACACAAACACAACCAGATTCCAAAGTACCTAAAAAAGAAGCCATCTCAACGTCATCCAATCAAGTTAACGTACCTTCCTTCTTTCATCTTAGCGTTTTAAAAGATGTAAATTGGGAAGAACCTCCATCATTCGTAGATGGAAAAATACCTTTAAAAGGCATCGAAGGAAAAATCGCAATGGCTGATACCATTGTTGTCGCAAAGAAACTAAATGAGATTATGTGGTACTTTTTAGATCCTGAAATGCCAACTGGAAAACTATCTATTATTGCACTAAAACAAGGATCTGTAACTCCGACACCAGTACTCTATCAACAAGAAAATTCCAAACAAACTTGGACTACTTCAAATACAATAGACTCTACTACAAACGAACTCCCTCTCACTATGTCACTACCTTCATCTGGATTATGGGTATTAAATATATATGTGAATGAAAAATATTATGATCAGTTTGTAATTACTGCTGAGTAA
- a CDS encoding DMT family transporter, which yields MNNSRRIGLIMIITGATLWGLSGPMIQWLFQHTNVSSIDFLTIRLLLAGIFILSFLLIKKQNIFQIWKHPRYSIQLIIFSILGMLGAQYAFIETVHISNAVTATLFQFLGPVLITIYVAFEQRKFPASLQLLAIITALTGTYFIITNGSIENIVLSKEAIIFGLLTALGFAFYTLHPASLIKECGTTVVIGWGMLIGGIGLLICNRSFGWNQLSHTFTPKTFSMLILIIISGTLSFLLYIGSLKYLAATETSILSSIEPLVAAIVSIAWLNESFGAYQLLGGVCIVLSVIFLTMPQKEREPTFSTERI from the coding sequence ATGAACAATAGTAGACGGATTGGACTCATTATGATTATTACAGGAGCTACCTTATGGGGATTATCTGGCCCGATGATTCAGTGGCTATTTCAACATACTAACGTATCATCAATTGATTTTTTAACAATTCGCTTGTTGCTTGCGGGAATATTTATTTTATCTTTCTTACTTATAAAGAAACAAAACATATTTCAAATTTGGAAACATCCTAGATATTCTATACAACTTATTATTTTCTCTATTCTCGGCATGCTTGGTGCACAATACGCCTTTATCGAAACGGTTCATATTAGTAACGCGGTCACAGCGACATTATTTCAATTTCTAGGTCCTGTTCTTATTACCATTTATGTCGCATTTGAACAACGCAAATTCCCTGCTTCTCTGCAACTACTCGCAATTATAACTGCGCTAACGGGGACGTACTTTATTATTACAAACGGTTCAATTGAAAATATTGTTTTATCGAAAGAAGCCATTATTTTTGGCCTATTAACAGCACTTGGCTTTGCCTTTTATACCCTTCATCCAGCTTCTCTTATTAAAGAATGCGGAACAACTGTAGTAATTGGCTGGGGGATGTTAATTGGAGGCATCGGCCTGCTTATTTGTAATCGTTCGTTTGGATGGAATCAGCTTTCACATACTTTTACACCAAAAACTTTTTCTATGCTTATTCTTATCATCATAAGTGGCACTCTTTCTTTCCTTCTTTATATCGGTAGTCTGAAATATTTAGCAGCAACAGAGACAAGTATTTTATCTAGCATTGAACCACTTGTAGCTGCCATTGTTTCAATCGCTTGGCTAAATGAATCTTTTGGAGCCTATCAATTATTAGGTGGCGTCTGTATCGTTCTTTCTGTTATTTTCTTAACAATGCCCCAAAAAGAGAGAGAACCAACCTTTTCAACTGAACGAATATAA
- a CDS encoding PLP-dependent aminotransferase family protein produces the protein MLELTPNLNTKSKIALYVQLYEYIKQEIKDGTIPAFTKLPAKRKLASYLQVSKNTVEAAYEQLLAEGYIESASRKGYFVCKVEQMIYVEGSEEKVEEVPFREENYKFDFTQTGVDTNTFPFTMYRKLINDVWQPHNNELLFLGHPQGELSLREEIANYLYESRGVRCSASQIVLGAGTQILVKLLFQLLKGSNYAVENPGYHRKMVVFEQGEKKVQMLSLDKDGICMEELENSDANVVFVTPSHQFPYGMIMPITRRTQLLQWAKKEEDRYIIEDDYDSEFRYSGKPIPALQGLDTDGKVIYMGTLSKALLPSLRMSYIVLPKNLIKKYQKEYLFYTQSVSRMDQEVIRKFLNEGYWEKHIHKMRVVYRKKRDRLVFEIEKYFSNRVEVIGEDSGLHILLKVHNGMREEELIKEAAKYSIKLYPASTYYKDGTAPENVVLLGFAILSEEELAKAIQLLNIAWFRRK, from the coding sequence ATGTTAGAATTAACGCCTAATTTAAATACGAAAAGTAAAATAGCATTGTACGTGCAATTGTATGAGTATATAAAACAAGAGATTAAAGATGGAACGATTCCGGCCTTTACAAAATTACCTGCAAAGAGAAAGCTGGCAAGCTATTTACAAGTGAGTAAAAATACAGTAGAAGCGGCTTACGAGCAATTGCTTGCAGAAGGTTATATTGAGTCGGCATCGAGAAAAGGTTATTTTGTATGTAAAGTTGAACAAATGATTTATGTAGAAGGAAGCGAAGAGAAAGTAGAAGAAGTACCGTTTCGGGAGGAGAACTATAAATTTGATTTCACCCAAACAGGAGTTGATACGAATACTTTTCCGTTCACTATGTACCGCAAGCTTATAAATGATGTATGGCAGCCACATAATAATGAGTTGCTTTTTCTTGGACACCCTCAAGGGGAATTGAGCTTAAGGGAGGAAATTGCGAATTATTTGTATGAATCTAGAGGTGTACGTTGTTCAGCTAGCCAAATTGTATTAGGGGCGGGAACACAAATATTAGTAAAGCTACTGTTTCAATTGTTAAAGGGAAGCAATTATGCAGTTGAAAACCCAGGTTATCATAGGAAAATGGTCGTTTTTGAACAGGGTGAAAAAAAGGTTCAAATGTTGTCTTTAGATAAGGATGGAATTTGTATGGAGGAGTTAGAAAATAGTGATGCAAATGTTGTATTTGTAACTCCTTCTCATCAATTTCCATATGGAATGATTATGCCTATTACGAGAAGGACACAGCTTTTACAATGGGCGAAGAAAGAAGAAGACAGGTATATTATTGAAGATGATTACGATAGTGAATTTCGTTATTCAGGAAAGCCAATTCCAGCACTACAAGGGTTAGATACAGATGGGAAAGTTATTTATATGGGGACGCTATCAAAAGCTTTGTTGCCCTCATTACGGATGAGCTATATAGTATTACCGAAGAATTTAATTAAAAAGTATCAAAAGGAATATTTGTTTTATACACAAAGTGTTTCAAGAATGGACCAAGAAGTGATTAGAAAGTTTTTAAATGAAGGCTATTGGGAAAAACATATTCATAAAATGCGTGTCGTCTATCGGAAAAAGAGGGATCGACTTGTTTTTGAAATAGAGAAGTATTTCTCTAATCGTGTTGAAGTGATAGGCGAAGATTCGGGATTACACATTTTATTAAAAGTGCATAATGGAATGCGAGAAGAAGAACTAATTAAAGAAGCTGCGAAATATAGTATTAAACTATATCCTGCTTCTACGTACTATAAAGACGGTACTGCGCCTGAAAATGTAGTTTTACTTGGGTTTGCGATTTTATCAGAAGAAGAACTTGCGAAAGCGATTCAACTATTAAATATAGCGTGGTTTAGAAGAAAGTAA
- a CDS encoding GNAT family N-acetyltransferase yields MDIHVLTKDEAEIYLELRVEGLKQNPEAFSSSYEDIINKECAIEYKAQKLAQDENYTLGAFKDGQLIGVATLETKPYVKQEHKAKIGSVYVSPKARGLGAGKALIKECLELAKSLEVEQVMLDVVVGNDGAKKLYESLGFKTFGVQERSLKYNGQYWDEEHMVLFLDENK; encoded by the coding sequence TTGGATATCCATGTATTAACAAAAGACGAAGCGGAAATTTACTTAGAACTTCGTGTAGAAGGATTAAAGCAAAACCCTGAAGCTTTCAGCTCTTCTTATGAAGATATTATTAATAAAGAGTGTGCGATTGAATATAAAGCACAAAAATTAGCACAAGATGAAAACTATACACTAGGTGCATTTAAAGATGGACAATTAATCGGGGTTGCAACACTGGAAACGAAACCATATGTAAAACAGGAACATAAAGCTAAAATCGGTTCTGTATATGTGTCTCCAAAAGCACGTGGACTTGGAGCAGGAAAAGCACTTATTAAAGAATGTCTTGAACTTGCTAAATCTTTAGAAGTAGAACAAGTTATGCTTGATGTTGTTGTTGGCAACGATGGAGCAAAAAAACTTTATGAATCATTAGGCTTTAAAACATTCGGTGTACAAGAACGTTCATTAAAATATAACGGACAATATTGGGACGAAGAGCATATGGTCTTATTCTTAGATGAAAATAAATAA